AGTCCGGGAGTCGACCGACCTCGGCTCCGGATGGCGCGGCACGACCGGCAAGCGTCGCTGGTGGCGGATCCGCTGCAGCGACGTGGTCGACCGGGAGCGCTGCCTCACCGTGCTGGTGGACCGGGGCCGCGTGGTCCTGGTCGGCCCGCCCGGCGAGACCGCGGTCCTCTCGGCCGACCAGCTCGTACAGCTCAGGGCCGCGCTACGCGAAGCCGCCGAGCAGGCGGAAAGGTGACGGTGACGTTTCGGTGGACGAGATCCTCGGACAAGTTCTTCGCAACGCGGTGTGGGAGAGGTTGGACCTGCTCACGGAGCTGGCCAACGAGGCCGACGCCCCGTCCCTGCTCTCGGTGGCGCGTTCCGAGCTCCCCCGGCTGACCGAGGGGTGGCGGGCCCTGCTCGCCGCGCACGAACCGGACGAGAAGGGCAACTGCCCCGAGTGCTCCGGTCGGTGGCGGCAGCAGAAGAGCCCCTGCTCGGTGTGGCGCGCCGCGTACGAGCACCTGGTCGCGGGCGGTTTGGCCCCGCGCCCGGCTCGACACCTCCGATCGGCGCCGGTGACGCCTCCTGTCACCCGGTCGCGCCGGGGAATGGTTCGAGCCCACTAACGGGCGGTCCCGACCTGTCGTTCCCCCGACGCGACCAGGTCGAGCACCCGCCTACTGGCCGGCGGTCCGGGACGTGCGAACCCCCGACCGCGACGATCGGATCGCCGGCCAGCTAGCACCACGGCTACAGCCAGCACCACAACTACACAGACATCCGCGGGCCGGTGTTGTGCACACCTTCCCTCCCCGACCGACATCGGTCCGCGGGCACCAACCCGGCCCCGGGTGTCCGCCCCTCCCGCGCGGACACCCGGGGCCGTTTCAGCGGTGCGTGCCGGTGCGCCAGGTCAGGTAGCCGGTCAGCCCGGGGAACAGCCGCCCGGCCACCTCGAACGCCTTGAGCTGCCACGGGAACACCACCTCGTCCCGCTCCCGCTCGACCGCGACCGCGATGCGCGCCGCCACGTCGTCCGGCGTCACGGTGGGGATGACCCTGGCCAGCGCCGGTATCCGCTCCTCCGCGCCGGGGTTGTTGACGAAGTACCGGCTGCTCACCTTGCCGGGCACGACCTCGCTCACCCCGACGCCGGTGCCGCGCAGGTCCAGCCGCAGCGCCGCGGTCAGCCCGCGCAGCGCGTAGCGGGCCGCCGCGTACCCGGTCGCGCCGGGGATCGGCAGCCGGGACACCGGCGAGTTGACGTTGACCACCCGGCCGGAGCCGCGGGCCCGCATGCCGGGCAGGAACTCCCTGGTCAGGTGCAGGGCGGCGGTGAACGGCAGGGCGATCATCCCGGCCAGCTCGGGCGCCGGGGTGTCGTCCAGGAACAGCCAGCGGCCGACGCCCGCGTTGTTGACCAGCACGTCCGGCACGCCGACCTCGGCGACCACCCGTGCGGCGAGCGCGTGCACCTGGTCGACGTCCGCGAGGTCGGCGGGCACGGCGAGCGCGCGCCCACCGGTCGCCGTGATCCGCTCGACGTGCTCGGCCAGCGCTTCGGCGCCGCGGGCCACGAGCACGACGACCGCGCCGCGGGCCGCGAGCGCCCGCGCCGTCGCCGCGCCGATGCCCTGCGACGCGCCGGTCACCACGAC
This genomic window from Saccharothrix sp. HUAS TT1 contains:
- a CDS encoding SDR family NAD(P)-dependent oxidoreductase, whose amino-acid sequence is MRLAGKVVVVTGASQGIGAATARALAARGAVVVLVARGAEALAEHVERITATGGRALAVPADLADVDQVHALAARVVAEVGVPDVLVNNAGVGRWLFLDDTPAPELAGMIALPFTAALHLTREFLPGMRARGSGRVVNVNSPVSRLPIPGATGYAAARYALRGLTAALRLDLRGTGVGVSEVVPGKVSSRYFVNNPGAEERIPALARVIPTVTPDDVAARIAVAVERERDEVVFPWQLKAFEVAGRLFPGLTGYLTWRTGTHR